The genomic DNA ATTATCCTACAACTTgtgttcaaaatttaaatactaCATGGTCCAATTTACAACATTACCCCTAAACAGTACCTACTTATCAATAAAGTACGAGCCATATCCAACAGTAAAATGCTTGCCAATAGATTCATATAAGTAACGAATATTTTGCCGACTTTATTAAAACACCAAAATGTACAtcataattttcctttttattttcagcATAATTCACCATAAACTATGATAGTTGATAActaactccttaaaaaaaataaaaaatagtagtgtgaatgaatttgaaaaacagaaaaaacaaaCCGCTTTTGTGGTTAGGATCACAATCATAACCGAGTTCTTCAGTTTCATAATCATCGAGCAAGCCCAAATTCCGGTCAGGCTTCATGCTGAGGGATAAGAATGAACTGTCATCATctatttcttcatcatcttcttgtactttttgttgaagaagaaaaagctcTTGTTTGGTTGGGAATGCTTTGGAGGGAGAGTATTTGGTTCGGCAACAGAGATGTGACGTTGATTCCGTTCGGTTACGTAGGAAAGTGGTTGGGGTGGTGAATCCAACGGCGAAGAAAgagttttgaatttgaaatgtgGGAGGAAGAGTTGAAGTTAAAGTTGAAGGTGCACGAAGAAGCAGGTTCTCCATTGTTCCACTACTACACTTCTGTTGTTTATCTAAGATAATGTTTAAATGAATTAAtgttttttcgattttttttaaaagtatatggcttaatagcagttttagccatctaaatttctcaaatttgcgattttgatcctttaaaaaaaattataaaaccgCCCCTTAAATTTTGCACCTGTTAAAGTTgacatgtgttatttttttgtcttgggggccaaaaatgctacagttgcaaaacatatgaggcggttttgtagtttttcttagggagtcaaaatcgcaacttcgtgaAAGCTAGAGAatgaaaactgctattaagcaaatatatttatctattttctAAGTCActgctttttttttacaaagctaaagaaaaatgagaaaataaagaataaataagTGTGAAAAAAAACTTGCACACTGTTTGCAGGATTTGAAACCGGCGAAAACTAATACCATCACAACATTGTTTAAAATCTTGTGAAATAGATCCatgattttttgtattttaattttttcaaaaacaatcaTGTAAATAAGTTGGACACCACATTTTAACCGAAAACCTTATGTATTAAGTTTATGGATTCTTTCACTTATAAAATGTTTTAACATCTATTTTTTccttctcaaaaaaataaaataaataaaacattcttttttttattcaatgttGGATTGTTTGCTCACACTTATATACTAATAGCTAGGAAGCATGCACAACTATATTTCCTTCTCAAAGGATGTGAGCAATGTGAACTTACCAATCTTGATGAAGGATATCCTTTATGGCTTGAATCGAAGTAAAACATTTGTGAAACTTTAATGTTTAATCAAGGAGGATATCTACACAATGGAGAGAGTATGTGAAACAAGTAATGTGATGGCaatccaactctttaaccaacAGAAACCCTTAATGAATAGCATGTAACTCAGCATGAAGAATATAAAATGATCATTGATACACTTGCAAGTGTACGAGTATATCGTTGTAATGAAAAGTATCGAATCCACAGTAACTTGTGACTATTGGGTTGATTTTTCTTCCTAAGTGTTTAATTAGAACatgtttttggttttgaaagtttatgtttgttttcattttgaaagtatacaaataaataaagtgtCTTGGAATCATGGAGTACATCATTACAATGTACAATTTTtagtttctaatattttttaatgtcatAAAAAATCATTGTCTAAAAATGAGGTAACTCTTAAATATATCTTGTTCTATTGCAAGAACGAAAAGTGTATCTTATCAACATAATCCTTATTCTCATAGTTTCTATGTTGGCAAGACTCATTGCACCTTATTATCCCTACCATcccccaaaaaaattagattattttcatgcttcaaaaatatttgtctAACTTCATATTTCCATACACTTTATTGTCTTTCAATAAGAATGTTGcctttaatttaaaaacaatgaaGTTAGATTCGGGTTTTGAGTTTTCATAGCAATAGAAAAGGATCGTGGAAAGTTCATCATAACATGATTCAGAGACAAGAGATAACTACTCATTTATATATGAGCTTGCTACAAATAACAACTTGATTgaaattgagagagagagggggggggggggggagagagagagagagagagagagagagagagtcagGAGGTTTTTGGTGTTGTGTTGGTTTTTCTCTTTTGATAGCACTGGTTTATTCGGTTGAAATTTCTTCTACTTCATCAGGAGGTTTACTGACCTATTTGTCTGAACTTTGTATTGGTATTGGAATCTTATTGTATTATATATCAAACTATTTTGCAGATTAATGCTTGGAATTGCAATTTTTCCTTCCCTTGTTCTATTGCAAGTTTCAAATACAACACAAGAAGCAGAACTTCGTTTCAAGGATATAAAAATTGCAGTTAGATTAAATGAAAATTGCATTGATGAAATTGTTAAAGAAAAACTGAACAAATCGTATAAAAATGAAGAGTCTTTTCCGACTGAAGGGATAAAACATGATGCCTCAAAACTAAACCATGAAAATATTCCCAATTTCACATCCATAAACACGACATGTAGAAAGAACATAGTGCTTTCTTCAGCAACGGAATTTGTAAAACCGACCCAAAAATAACGTTATTTGCTACAGCAGCAAAACAAATacttcataaataaaaatattacaatcaGCCGCATTTTATTTCGTTGAAAAGAGCCGTAACCATGCTTGACAAACATGGCTATACTTCCAGAGTTAACAAATTACTTTATTGTCAGGGAACCGAGCCAAACCAGATTAGAAACCAGAATTCTACCAGGTTGTGCATTCATCATAGCTTGAACATATTTCATTTATTAAACAACATCAAGTATCAAATTTCTTCTCATGTATTAGAATGCTTGGAAGATCAAGCATAAAGAATCTATACCACGCTCTGTGAAATGTATCAGATGTAAATGCTTATTCAGCTCGCAAGAATCGGTAAGCAAAAAACTATATGGAATATATCTTATCAACGAGGACTGTACCATTTTACTAACCAAAGAATGCAAAGTAATCGTACTGAACGGCCCAATATTTATGCACATACTCAAAATGCCGCAAAATTGTAATTGATCAAGTATGAGATTTGTAAGCCACATAGTAGCATGTAAAACTTTTATTCTCCTCTCCTACCATAACTATGCAAAGTTAGTGTTGGTGGAATATTAGTTGGCTCCGTCATCGTGTTCGAAAACCTCATCATGGTCTGTAGATGTTGATCCTTTACTTGATGGGAGATATGACCATGCTATTGCTGTAGTACCAAGTACAATGGCAGTAGTAATAGAGCCCCAAATCCATTTCTGCCTCCTAGACCTTCTTTGTCTCTCTCGCCTTGCCGTCTCTAAATATAACAGAAATAAATGAGAAGTGGAGCAAAGCAGGCTAAAAATAAACTAGGACATATATTTAGGAAGCAAACAAGGTACCAACAGAAAACAGAATATCGCTTGCGTGAAAATGTCATAGGCAACAGCTAATTACATATCCTAGAGAATTTAAAATCTGTGGATTGACCCACTAAAATTTTGCTCAAATCATGATCTAGCCTAACATGATATATAGATAGGTAAATGGTAAATACTAGTAAGCAAATAAACACTGCTCCTACAAATGTGTTGTTACATGAACCTAAAACAaagaacagaagaaaaaaagatatgGAAGccaaaatatttagaaaaataaaatacatgttaATGCTCTAAAGAAACTTCGGAATTAAAGCACTTGTAAAGAGTCAAAGTCCTTTCAAATGCATACCTTGCAATTATAGTACATTACTACATGCCATACTTCACAAGTATTATTACCAAGTTCAAATCCACAAAAAACTGAACAATAAATGATAAATGGTGGAAGATATATGGTTTGTCATTTGGTCTATGATTGCAATAAGACTGCATACAAGTATCAACTTATGAGCTCGTATGATCATAACTATTTAATATATCttcatttcataataaataatgGATTTTAACTTCTTTTCTTCGAATAACCTCTTTGGTGGAGTTGAGGGGTATAGTTTATAGTGGATTTTAAGCCCAATTAACATAGTATCTCACATATTATTTACATAATCAAACATTGGCCCTACCCATGGACAGACAATGCTGATTCTCTAATAATGAAATTACCATACCGTCAATTACCATAATCCTGATACTCAGTGCCACCCGGTGTTTATAACTCTTGAAAAAGTATGCTTGTATCATTTTAAATGCATAATAATGGGAATTTTCGTTGGAAaagtaaaatgataaataaaccCGTCCTAGCTAGGAGATACATAGATGTATTTATGACACATTGAaaacatgtgtgtgtgtgtgtgtgtgtctatatataatatatatcgAGTTAAAAATTGACGAAGATTAAATGCAATTCACATAAATCTCACCTACTGCCTCCTGGTTCCTCTGAGACATCTCCCTATTCATGGTCTCATAATAATGAAGGCGTTCCAATAGTCGAGAAATCTCAAAGTTCTTGGAGTCTAATTGGGTTTTCATCTCTGTCTCCGCCTCAGCCCTAGCAGTTCCTCTTCCAATGGCGTTTGATATGAACCTAGCAATGTAAACCTGCTGACATAGATCATCTACAGGATCAGAATCCAGCTGCCCACCTTCTGCAATAGCAGTAAGATCTGCAGGTAAAACAATTCCAACAGAAGATAACCCTTCTCTGATTCTCTCCCACTGGCTTTGCATGCTTTTCATTGATTCTTCAATTTGCTTTCGCTTCTCTATCTCCATCAATAGACTCAACCTTATTTCGCGCAATTCAGCATCAACATCACGTAGTCGTAGAGAACCTTGAGTGCCACCATCAGAAGAGAGTTCTAGAGGAAGTAAAAAAAGATCCAAGTAAGCTAATCTATTAGATGAAATACTCCCACAACATCcagatatccttttttttccttcccttcATCATAATTATATGAAATATGTACTGAAACTGATAAATCAATGACAAATTTAGGATATTCTGTTATAAATGCTGCAACAACAATCATAATTGATGCATCcagaaaatatgagaaaaatgacgaacaaattaaaataataaaatgaaaagctaaATGGTATTAACATTGTGCCGAACTACAAACTCTATGGAAGAAACGCATCCATATGGTTTGTCCACATGCACATGCACAATTGCAAAGAACTAATACACAGTTAACCTGGTTAAAATTTACCTTCCCAAGCGTCAAAAAACTCTGCAGCAGTGCTATATTTCGCAGAGCGCTCTGTGCCTGTATTATCCTCTCCATCCGTGTAACTTGTGAAACTCATAGAACTCATAGTATCACGTGGATCATAAAAGTCCTCGCTCTCACCATCTCTCTCCAAATTCAACGCCACTAGCTTCTCCACATGCTTTCCATTAGGATCATTactacttttattttctctgtTCTCATGCCCAACATCGCCACCATTGCTGGTACTTAATTTAGTATCTTGTACCCCATTATCTTGCTCCTCCTTAAGAGGCTCAGGGTTAACACAAGTAACTTGGAGATCACCAGCCGAACTAGAAACCACGGTATCAGAGCTCTTACCACTAACATTTCCTTCTTCACAAACCTCCTGCTTGGCCTGTACATTGGCCTCCGAGAAACTCTTGAGTAGCCGCGGGCCACGGCGTTTGTGATTAATGATGTAAGGAGAAGGCGGGAATGAAGAAGTTGAATCTTGAAGCGGAGAATCTGGAAGCGGCGTCACCTCAGGAGTGGCATAGAGTGACGGCTTTAATTGAGGTCGAGTAGGCGGTTTCTTTCTGGGAGTTGCAGTTGGTTCACTACTCCTCCTCTCGAGCCTCTTCGAATTAGGAACCGGCACCGAGGTTGAAGCAGATTTTTGACCCGCCCTAGAACCTCCCGGCTCTATTAACCTATCAAATGCTATAGCAGTAAAAGTCGGCATAACTGCATaacaacaaatcaaaattacacatagatgttaaaaacaaattgaaataaataaattagaatcaTACACCAAAGCtaattaaatacaatttttaacaaaaatcacacatataacAATAACAGCAACAATTAGTCCATGATTGAATCTATTGAAATTGAcaaaaattaagattatatatctaaacaaatacaaattgaggaaacaaaaatattagagaAAATGCATAACCCTAACCGAATACACCTAACAGAAAGAAATCATCataattttgtgattgatttccAACAAAACAGAAATGAAAACGGAATGCAattgaaaatgtaaaagaataaatagaaaatagaagaaatcGAAATGAGTAATTTCTGAAcctaagaagaagaagaagtcgTGCAATATTAATTGGGgaataagaaatgaaaaataagaaaataaaaaaccttgTGGTTGCGTGGGGAAGAAGAAGGAGTGGAAAATGACTACGAAAAAAGAAGAAGGTGCATAATATTTGTTTGTGAGCGAGAGAGAATGGTTCCCACACCTGTGGAATATAAATCTTCAACAAAACGCAACCACAGCAAACAActatctctctcttttattccccaccctaattttattttatttctttttgggAGGGGAATTTGGTGGCAACTTCTCCGCTTTTCTTTTAGGTTTGTTTGAGGTTAGATAGAGAGAtctgttttgttttcttctactctattcttagtttttttttttttttttatttatttagttgatTCTTCTAGTTCTTCATATGTGTGTGGCCCGTGGGGGTGCTCGTGGCATGTATGCATGCGTCATTGATACAACAAGGACataattgactttttaatttttaatccgtttcaattcaattcatttatcattcatgTGCAACAATATGTATCATAAATTgacaaaatataaactaaatagAAATTGGATAGTTAGTTGCCAGTCTAAGGCTTTGTTTACGAGTTCTAAAGGGAAGGAAGGGAAGGGAGAAAAGAGGGAAAACCTTTCCTTTGTTTGAGAGTTCAAAAACCACCAACGAAAGGTGATGAAGgacttatgttataattttactattttaccttttttcttttaaaatcaatGCATTGTGTTATACTTTGTAATTTATCttgtaatttattcaaaacagcttatctcatgaaaaacaaattattacgatctttttttcaaaaaaaaaaaaacttatttatccaaaacagcttattacgacctctttttcaaaaacagcttatttatgcaaaacaacttattatgacctctattcaaaaaacagcttattcaaaacagcttatttatgcaaaacaacttattacgatctctttttcaaaaataacttatcaaaacaacttatttatgcaaaacagcttattacgacctcttttcaaaaaacagcttatttatgcaaaaacacTTATAACGACCTCTATTAAAAAAACAGTtaattcaaaacagcttatttatgcaaaacagtttattacgacctctttttcaaaaacagcttattcaaacagcttatttatgcaaaacagcttaatacgatctctttttcaaaaacaacttattcaaaacagatTATTTATCTAAaccagcttattacgacctcttttcaaaaaatagattattcaaaacagcttatttaaacaaaacaacttattacgatctatttttcaaaaataacttatttatgcaaaacagcttatttatccaaaacaacttctaacgatctctttttcaaaaacaacttatttaggTAAAACAGCTTGTTACGATCtcttattcaaaaacaacttgttacgatctctttttcgaaaacaacttattcaaaatagcttatttatccaaaacagcttataacgacctcttttaaaaaaaacagcttattcaaaacagcttatttattcaaaacaacttattacgatctcatttttGAAAACAccatatttatacaaaacaacttattccgacctcttttcaaaaaacaacttattcaaaacagcttatttatgcaaaacaacttattacgacctctttttcaaaaacagcttattcaaaacaacttatttatccaaaacagcttattaggatctctttttaaaaaataacttattcaaaacagctcgTAATATgctgttttggataaataagttgttttgaataagttattttggaaaatagatcatattaagctgttttgcatgaataagttgtttatgaaaaagaggccgtaataagctgtttttcataaaaaaaagctgttttgaataagctgttttttgaaaagaggttgcaataagctgttttgcataaataagatgttttgaataagttattttttgaaaagaggttgcAATAAGCTGTTTGGCataaataagatgttttgaataagttgtttttttgaaaaagaggtcgtaataagctgttttgcataaataagctgttttgaataagctgtttttgaaaatgaggtcataataagctgttttggataaataagttgttttgaataagctgtttttgaaaaagaggtcgtaataagctgttttgcataaataagctgttttaaataagttgtttttgaaaaagagatcgtattaagctgtttttgcataaataagctgtttttaataaactaatttttttaaaagaggtcgtaataagttgttttgaataagttgtttttgaaaaagaggtcgtaataagctgatttggataaataagctgttttaaataAGCTGtatttgaaaatgaggtcgtaataaggtgttttgtataaataagttgttttgaataagcggtttttgaaaatgaggtcatagtaagctgttttgtataaataagttgttttgaataagcggtttttgaaaatgatgtcgtaataagctgttttcaataagctgtttttgaaaaagaggtcgtaataagctgttttgtataaataagttgttttgaattagcGGGTTTTGAAAATggggtcgtaataagttgttttgtataaataaaagttgttttgaataagttgtttttgaaaaagattgtaataattcagtaatgtctaaaattggaattttgaat from Medicago truncatula cultivar Jemalong A17 chromosome 8, MtrunA17r5.0-ANR, whole genome shotgun sequence includes the following:
- the LOC25501626 gene encoding uncharacterized protein, with the translated sequence MPTFTAIAFDRLIEPGGSRAGQKSASTSVPVPNSKRLERRSSEPTATPRKKPPTRPQLKPSLYATPEVTPLPDSPLQDSTSSFPPSPYIINHKRRGPRLLKSFSEANVQAKQEVCEEGNVSGKSSDTVVSSSAGDLQVTCVNPEPLKEEQDNGVQDTKLSTSNGGDVGHENRENKSSNDPNGKHVEKLVALNLERDGESEDFYDPRDTMSSMSFTSYTDGEDNTGTERSAKYSTAAEFFDAWEELSSDGGTQGSLRLRDVDAELREIRLSLLMEIEKRKQIEESMKSMQSQWERIREGLSSVGIVLPADLTAIAEGGQLDSDPVDDLCQQVYIARFISNAIGRGTARAEAETEMKTQLDSKNFEISRLLERLHYYETMNREMSQRNQEAVETARRERQRRSRRQKWIWGSITTAIVLGTTAIAWSYLPSSKGSTSTDHDEVFEHDDGAN